The sequence CAGGGAGATCAGCCCTCCACTGGGCATGCTCAGTAAACCACCTCTCTCTAACAAGAACCCTCACTCGTTATGGGGCAGCAGTGGACCTGCAAGACAACAAGGTACCCaaatgatttattttattttaaaatgtattgcGGAAACTGTCCCTAATTATCCCAACAATAGTCACTACTGGAATGTAATTGTAGAGTTTAGGCCCCTCCCACTCTGGCAGTGCCACATTGTGATCTGTTGGGGCTACTCTCATCTTCTACCAGGGGGAGACACCTCTATTTCTCGCCGCCCTTCACGGTTGCTACGATACTGCCAGGTTTCTTCTCCTCAACGGGGCCAATCAGGAATTGCATGATCGAAGAGGGCGTCGCCCACTGGATGTTGCCCGAGAGGGAATGCATCACCAGGTTTTGGAGCTCCTATTGGCTCACAGAGTTCAGAGAGGACCTATTCCGATTGATCCATCCAATGAGATGTTGTGGGATGAGCGTGGCCTCATGTACTCCCCCTGGCCCACTTCCCAGGGCGTACCTGGGAGGAGTTCCTCTTTCTCCGGGGTCATAGAACAACGATATATGACTCCACCTCCACCAAGGTAAACCATCTATCTTGTTATATTTTATCTATCAGGAGCAAGCCAATTATTATGTACACACCCATTACAATCTTTGATTGAGTAATCTATGCGATTGAAAATGCTTATTTCTTCTTTGACAGTAATTGGTCTATGGGCAGAGTACAGTGTCCCTCCCCCCAGAATTGGCGGCCACAGCTCAACCAATCAGCAACTGCATTGGTCACTCCAAGAATCATGGGTCGTCCACCTCGGCCAATCAGCACCCTGCAGGAAGTGACCTCAGAAGCAGAGGacgaagacagagaaagagcacAGGAAGTTCCTAGAGCAGCCACCCCCCACTTTTTATTACCCCAGCCTGCTCCTCGACAACGGTCATTCTCCtgtacccagcatgcattgcAGCGTCGCATTAGTACCCACCAACCTGCACCACCCCTTAATGTCGTCCACCTTGACACATCTAATGAGCCAATAGAGAGAGTGATAGTGGTCGCTCCCACAGATGCACCCACACAATCAGACCGCAGATCAAAAACTGATAATAGTGACATCACAAGTAAGGCCGAGGCAGCAAGCTCCACAAATGTAGAGCAGAGAAGCAAAAGTGAGAAATTAAATAACATGGCTGACTCTACTCAAACAGCACTATAAGCGCTGCACTAAATACTTTCCCACAAATGGGCATATGGGTGTTTACTTTACATTGAGATAACATTAGGTGAAGGATTCATTTGTGTTTATATGCATTTATGTCTGAAATTACAAACAAGCATCTGATTTGTATTACTGAAATAATACACCTGTATTGGGAGACAGAACTAAAGATTGTGAATACAGATTCTTTATTGtaaaggaggtagagagaataCAGGTGTTTCACTGTACAGAGAAAAGACTGCACTGTTTATATACTCAATTAAAGAGTTCAAAtggacagcacagacacaggtgtgcctcattcataaaatacacacacaagcccagtagaaaaaaaaaaagagaaacacaAATTCTTTGGATTTTCTCTATTGCCCTCTCATTCTTGATTTCATCTCTGTTGTAACATAAAAAACACTACATATTTTAAATGCTAATAAAAcagcaataataataatgtgtcataaaaacaataaaatgaTAATGCAGTTGCCCAAGCCCCCCAACCAATGTGATGCAGTAACAAGTCCAGGTGGTGAAAAACAAAGCTCATGATCCATGATCCCAATACTAAAACCACAGATAGaagtacacaaacaaacacacgtacacacacactccaagtgCACATAAAAACACTCACATTCCAACTCTTAACCCATTCAACCAATAGCATGACAGTAATAACATAAAAATGTACTAACACATACAGAAATGATAACTGCAGCCGAGAGGAAAAAAGTGATATCATTCTTTTCCGCTGTCAATCTTTCCGTCAACTGTCGTTGAGGTGAAGAGGACGGGCCCCATCAGTCCGAGTTGTCAGAGTGGTCGCTTCCCGGGGACgtagcagaggggggggggcttcttcCTGGCCACTTCCCATTAGTCTGCCAAGCCATAAATACATGAGTACAACAAAGACAGATGTTCACTCATGGGGAGTGGCAATGAACAAAAAGTCTGCATCGTTTTAACCCTCTTATTCTGTTGGTGGGAAGCAATGAAAGAAGTATCGCACCAAGGAAAGCTTGTgtatttaaaggggcaattgactgcaaaaccgattttaccttgtcatagatgaataacgacagttcggtgggtaaactgaacataccgtgaatatcaaagtccattgacacctctttcctattcaaatctcaaaaagaaaaaatttggctgtaaaacgctagcttttcaacaaagctaccggtcctacgtaggaccggtgatcgcctttttattggctctggtctgtatctttgtcacgccccagaatttacatccagaccagcccgaggtagcgtctatctccctccgatactagtttagctgcgtgctgctctgtgtaggctacttataaggaattacaaagaagaacgttttgaattataacaaggatattgaaaatggaccacggtcgtaaatgctgtgttccaggctgtacagggaaggctaacactcacagtcttcccaaggagccaaacattcaacaggcatggctgctgttgtctatgagaagatcccggcgaagttcgacactcaatcattcatttgctctgaacatttcacccaagacagttttgacaaccttggacaatttcaagcaggatttgctaggaagctgaacctggaaagaggtgctgttccgaccgtatgctcattgcaaccgcaagctataaggacagtatgatgttgtgctaacagttattagcaatgctaacgtttcctgtatatagcataccaggtactagtagaatgctaaatacttttctacacacatcaaatgactctagctagactagctgcagtcggcattagaagggaagcttccaaaaaatagccagaaaactaacagcagtctggcttattgctaacgcctgtctagataatctatttgaaagaacaggagaaaggcaggttctagatacaggatacgttagcattgctagtaactgttactattaacacctagactgtaggcatgtaaacaagtttagcttgctagttaacgcaagagcataggtagaatgtgtgataatttagcctagtttattggcaatggggctaagttgattcatgttcctgactgtgtttcattcaaataaataacctgtgtaatgaaaatctacaattcacgatgcatgtttgtcaagatctttgtcatgttattttacagctacagttacagcaagatatctagagctaactgaagccgagtacaatcacgatatggtttggttgctaagctgtagcctaacgttctacccacctaagtcaatccagtttgcttcaacaacagaagtggaaacaagtaatgttatcatttcaaatgatatatagtcaatctgttgaaaacaatgttgtgtagacacaatagatttatttgcatgtttttatttcaagtctccaacttcggtgtttcagcgagtgctactgttggccgtgttgcgtttttgctcccagcttcactcttgataaccaaccaatcagcgcgcagcttatctaaatattaatgagcataccataaaaggagaaaagctagtgttttttcccgggaacatttcagaggatctgtcagagggcatagaacagcacccgggccattttcaacccaaccaatgttacataccctattcggagaccttaaggaacagtgtgaaatacccaaaaaacccagtcaattgcccctttaagacctttttaaggccttctctcactctctgccccACTGCTGTTAAGTTCCACCTGTAGTCGTGTTGTTGCTTGTGCATCATCACCCCAGGCCATCTGTCTCCTCTGCTCAGTGGGGCATGTGTACCTAGTATGTAGTATCATGTGAGGTTGTTCTCCCTGCCAAATGGTTGccatgtaatatatatatatatatatatatgttgatGTTTAGATGGTCAGTGCTCCCATAAACTAAACTCAATTTCTATGGAAAATCTACATGCATTGTCATTCTATTACATAAATGATTAAACCCAAAGTGAGTTTTCTTTACTGAACTAAAAACGAGTAGAAAAGTCGAGATAAAAACAAGTATCTGGGTTTCCTCATAAAGAGCAACTCAGTTTACGGACGGCTATCATGGATATTTGACTGCGTTTGATGTGCTTTCTCAACAACTTTACGTGTGTTTTTGTTAGCTTTTGTTCTTGCACCAGAATCTGTATGTTTCCAAATAGAATGTCCTACCTGTGCTCCCATCTGATAGGCCGAGGGCTCTCCATTCATGGGTGCAACCCCGAGGAAGACGTCAGCTGATGCAGAGATAAAAGGACCCAGAGTCATGGTTACGAGTCCCAAAACACAATCAATTCAGATTCTAAATGTAATATGGTTTTAAACCTGGGACAGACCATTATTACTGTCTGGAAAAAATACTGTGTGATATCATCTATGGCATATTTCTCAATGCGAGGTTTTACATCCTAACCTGTGGAGTTGGGAGTGTGCGGCGAGTCCTCGTTCTGTGGCGCACCCAGGGCCGTCTTCATGGCATAGATGTTGGCCTCTTCCTGGAACTTGCCAATGTTCTTCTTGTAGCGGATTCTCTTGTTTCCAAACCAATTGGACACCTTTAGGAATTCAAATACGAGGGTCAAAACATCTCTGTACTTAAGACTCAAATCTGATGGTGTCTTCACAAGAATACAGCTGTGGACCAGGCTGTTTGTGACAATTCTAAAAAGGTCATAGTGTATGACTACCTGCCCATGTAAAGCCAGACTACCTGAGAAACGGTGATGCTACACTGTTTAGCTAGTTCTTCTTTGGCCTCTTCACTAGGGTAGGGGTTAGACAGGTGGGAGTAGAAGTACTCATTCAGGACTTCTGTCGCCTGCTTGCTGAAGTTGCGTCTCTTCCGCCTGACAAGGCAGAGAACGTTGTTTCAGTGGCAGCACTTTCCAAACTGCAGCAGTGTAAGCGTGcgtacgtgcacacacacacacacacacacacacacacacacaccttgcatcCAGGAAACGCGAGCGCAGGATCATGACGGCCTCACAGGTGCTCTGTTTCAGCTGGGTCTGGATGGAGCTGAACTTGCGGTGGATGATGGCCACCATGCGTTCGATCTCCCTTGGCGACACAGGCCGTGTGCGTGACTGCTCCCTCAACAGGTTCATCACATGGGTGGTGAATTCGCTACATGCCTGAGGGAGACAgtagggcgggggtgggggttggaggCATACAGAGACACAATGACCGACTTAACATCTACAAGCAATGCTTTTTTATGTCAGCAGCCTTTGGGCTTCAGATACTAAGTGCCCATCCATTTAAATTCTCTGCACCCAGCCTTTCCCCCCGTTACATGAGATGTTGAAGCAGGGGTGTTACTGAATCAAGTGTACAAACTAAAACAACCCCTGAAGTGTCAAAATGACTGGTAAACACTGCTTTGCCAAAAACATTTAGTGAACAGAATTATATTTAGCAACCCATTTTTTGAAAACAAGTAGCTTCTGAACGATGTCTCCTATACCAACTGTATTAGAAAATATGATACTTCAGagtggaaaatgtgttttagtTGAATTGTAACAAAATGTATACATTCCGGGCACTTCTAATAAAACTGACCAATAGAATGCGACGGAGAAATAGGCTTGACGTGTAATATGGTTGCACTTTACATATCATGCACTGCTGTTGTAGCAGGTGTAAGCAGTCCCTAGTTAGTAGCACCCATCCCTTTGCCATTGATAATGTTAGGATATAGGGAGACACCAGTAAACATTCTTCCACCTCAGGTTGGTCTGCTCTCATGAACAGTACCTGCTCATATTTCTCCAGTTCAGTGTGATAGATGTTGCGAATCTGGCTCAACTTGCTTTTGTAGTCCGAATGCTCCAGTGAGCTGTCGGGTGACATCCCTCCCGTACTGGTGGCTGCAGACACTGCCGCCGCCGCCCCACCCCCTTTCTCTGGGCCAGCCACACCCTCAGCCAGCAACATGTTGTCCAATCGCACCAGCTGAGGGTCCTGTGGCTCCTCCTCTTGAGCATTTCTCATTGATAAGCCTGGAAGAACAGATAAAGGCCTAGTTTGTATTTACAGTGCGTAGACATCAGCACTCATTTGTACAACATGAGATGGACGGGCGAACAACGCACAAGTGCACCAGCGCAGTCCCCCCAAATGTTCTGTAGGGAACACACAATATCAAACGTTATGACCCGGTAGCAGTGTTTACATTTTTTTGTTCAAGTCTCATAAGCACCACACTCCCACATCTGGTTTAGGGGAAATGTATGAATGTTACAAAAACAACATGACACAAATGTTAAACAAGTTATACAGGAAATAAGGTTACATTCAAGTCACTGTACAAATAGTCACTATCAAATGACATAAAAACATTTGCAGAGGTTGCAGGCGACTGCCCAACCAACTCAGTGGCATTCTATGCACAGAAGATTGTGTCTCGTTTGTCTCCTCCCTCTACACAGCTTACATTATCCTTGTGTTTACAATTATATTATGATTTACAAAAAAAGCTGACTACTTCCTTTGAAACTAAATCTTGATCCACTCAGTATGAACACTATATCTATACACATCGACAGAGTGGTTGTGCACTCTCCAGCagttgcacgtgtgtgtgttctttctcAAGCCTGGTTCACCTCTGCAAACATTAATATGCATTTATATACAGTATGATTATATACCATCTAAATGACTGACTGAAGGAATTCCAGTTTAAATCCAAATGTAGGTTTGAGGGCTGTTTAAAAAGTAAAATCAATAAAGCACTATAACTATTGGATCAAAGACACTATCAAGACGATTTCAGAAATAGataagacataataaaacacaataaAAAGGCTGAAAGCTAGCTACAAAATGAGAACACCTACCAGTTTTTTCTTTGATCTCGCACAAGACGCTGAACAAAGCTGGTTTCATACGATGACAATTCAGTGCATGTTTTCTGTAGATTGAAAAGATGATTTGCTATAGTCAGCTATAATTTCGTTAAGAAACTAACTAGCTAACTGTGTGACTTTTGACCAAAGGCAATTAGGCAATTTAACATCAGGCTGCAAAAATCTAACTAGTTATACACTGTATTAGCTGTACAGTAACCAGGAAACAATCGATTTAACAACCTAGGCTACAATGTATAACGTATAACATAATTTTGGCTAGCTCTGGCTAATAAACTTGGCTTGGCTGCAACAGCATCTATCTTATATATTTTAGCCAGTAAGCATTTTGGTTAGGGCTTTGTAGACAATATATGAGGACATTTGATATCAAGTCTTAGCTGTAAGTATTTATGGTGAGTTAACAATTACGTAGTTACTGTAGTAAGCTTTTGAATACTGAAACGTCTCCGGCACAACGTTAATGTTGACAATTTGAGTGATAACCTGACAAATCCATGACTGGATAGGACAGATGGACATGCTAAGCTACCTAGGTTAGCGTGAATGACAATTATCTCGCTCCCTACTACTAGCTAACTAGCAAAATGGCTAACAATTCATAGGCTAGCTAACGAACACATTAGCAAGTTTTTATCAACTTCAGGTCACGTAAACAAAGCAAAGTGTTTAGTGCTGTACAACTGTCTCGTTGTACCTGAACACAACAACATCACGTGGGAAAAGTGCTCGGGGATGCACATTAAAACCTTTAGAAAAGTTTTCCACGAGCTACAatgagaaacacaaacaacaaatatTTATAGAGCTGGAGCTAGCTACGCTAAATGCTTTGAAGTAGTCCGCAATTGCTAACTAGCCAATTAGCAAAACACCCCCGAGCTCCATTAAATAATTGAGGCTATAGTACAAACTATCCACTTGCAACATATAACTTTTTTTCTTGGGCATTGAGCCAAATGAAGATCAGAAAGACTTGGTCTAACTCGCTTAGGTTACCTATGCTGTTTTGTAtactttta comes from Hypomesus transpacificus isolate Combined female chromosome 2, fHypTra1, whole genome shotgun sequence and encodes:
- the pbx2 gene encoding pre-B-cell leukemia transcription factor 2; protein product: MLQQQPLSGNGPSNGRGLSLSAHSGMHALNSVHPSSQHRQDGDQGLEVAENGHEARRDIGDILQQIMTITDQSLDEAQAKKHALNCHRMKPALFSVLCEIKEKTGLSMRNAQEEEPQDPQLVRLDNMLLAEGVAGPEKGGGAAAAVSAATSTGGMSPDSSLEHSDYKSKLSQIRNIYHTELEKYEQACSEFTTHVMNLLREQSRTRPVSPREIERMVAIIHRKFSSIQTQLKQSTCEAVMILRSRFLDARRKRRNFSKQATEVLNEYFYSHLSNPYPSEEAKEELAKQCSITVSQVSNWFGNKRIRYKKNIGKFQEEANIYAMKTALGAPQNEDSPHTPNSTADVFLGVAPMNGEPSAYQMGAQTNGKWPGRSPPPSATSPGSDHSDNSD